The Astyanax mexicanus isolate ESR-SI-001 chromosome 14, AstMex3_surface, whole genome shotgun sequence genome window below encodes:
- the edrf1 gene encoding erythroid differentiation-related factor 1, translating into MSSPQQEQVSSVSADHRHEDLEHDSAASDDTKQGVVECLGNNEVKSRAVVKYSAAPPPATYALLQEQTDLKLPPANWLRESAQLGSAGTTVLGSSSKSKPFSSFGMAYDFIDSIGNDVDVVSDSENIKKLLKIPYSKSHVSMAVHRVGRTLLLDELDIQELFMRSSHTGDWTWLKEFYQRLIDQKWQRKKKSKEHWYEKAILSKFLYYSIHGNDVAEPVPSDSDNCAEEEEACGSAEYGPSWPAPFSSPASESEQSTIPKEERVGNTYALGHVSSVPKEQNLPTLFNEGENSQGLRNEYVRNILWTFEDIHMLVGSNMPIFGGGRYPAVSLRLRDNNKPINILTGIDYWLDNLMCNVPELVMCFHVNGIVQKYEMIKTEDIPDLENSTFSTRVVKDIAQNILSFLKSNCTKEGHTYWLFKASGSDIVKLYDLTTLCEEAPEEKCQNPFTLPVAVLLYKVASNMMLKKTQNSKHYGTIRTLLLNCIKLLDEEKHPQIIASAHYMLSELFQLDDSSEEEGNGESLRNGGSEDSYSEDDDESDDDDEDESCSYSPSSESLKDCKAVAIIKSVGELSVPEKYTSTHKIRPNCSFPVPQDKEEKCRLVLCYVLKGLKAVDSSIKKESDLPAADPNTPIPLKYEESGARAVEKEIALLLDRAAPCGEGLKLPMRSGMLPGSWQHQMKLQLFLKASKAYYVLAEAATNLLKYGRALRYIKLALQCHDAYCAICSGLYPRVLLFHSQCLSLCGDIQLMLAQNASNRAAYLEEYSYQTRDDQEILHCLHRESSCQAFNVATDLATDPEYQLFVSSKCYEAAHDLLTSEALKDLGQEQQAQVLKRLGNIRNEMGVFYMNQAAALQTEKEGVRRSVCAAEQELWKKSFSYFEKGMQNFEAISDSVNKALLLCNIGRLMRICAQAHCAMTSEESRGEFSPEEALYYNKAVDYYQRAMKCLGSRESHEAVWDSVNWELSTTYFTLATLLQDYAPLSRKAQEQIEREVTDAMMKSLRYCDLQTESARQPLYQYRAATIHHRLASMYHSCYRNQVGDESLRKQHRSLAELHYSKAVRLFLSLSDAPCELLRTLLERVAFAEFTMAGQSSSAVKLKTLTGALEIMNETRHAFRLIHKELQEQEQKEAVAIEDTDNPDEAGAGCDSSASSGLNTQEVLKLIGVFEPSFSFLLLQLVKLSATSKRKPSAKEEEQVKVYKQVYSRLLRAEKNTSLIERIALYLELLDQLTPPAESEEPGPSM; encoded by the exons ggGGTGGTTGAATGTCTTGGTAATAATGAAGTAAAGAGTCGTGCTGTGGTGAAATACTCTGCCGCACCACCTCCGGCCACCTATGCACTTCTTCAGGAGCAGACCGATCTCAAGTTGCCCCCTGCCAACTGGCTGCGAGAGAGTGCCCAGCTCGGCTCTGCTGGGACCACTGTACTTGGATCCAGCAGTAAAAGCAAGCCATTCTCTAG ctTTGGTATGGCCTATGACTTCATTGACTCGATTGGGAATGATGTtgatgtggtgtctgattcagag AACATAAAAAAGTTGCTGAAGATCCCGTATAGTAAGTCTCATGTCAGCATGGCAGTTCATCGGGTGGGCAGGACTCTGCTGCTGGATGAGCTTGACATTCAAGAGCTCTTTATGCGGTCATCCCAT ACGGGAGACTGGACGTGGTTAAAGGAGTTTTACCAGAGACTTATTGACCAGAAGTGGCAAAGGAAGAAGAAAAGTAAAGAGCATTGGTATGAAAAGGCCATCCTCTCCAAGTTTCTTTACTACAG TATACATGGAAATGATGTTGCCGAACCTGTGCCCTCAGACTCGGACAACTGTGCTGAGGAAGAAGAGGCTTGTGGAAGTGCTGAATATGGTCCGTCCTGGCCTGCACCCTTCAGCAGCCCTGCCTCTGAATCAGAGCAGTCCACTATTCCCAAAGAG gagcgAGTGGGGAACACGTATGCTCTTGGTCATGTGTCATCTGTTCCTAAAGAGCAGAACCTTCCCACACTTTTTAATGAAGGAGAGAATAGCCAG GGCTTAAGGAATGAATATGTACGGAACATCCTCTGGACATTTGAGGACATCCATATGTTAGTGGGGTCCAATATGCCCATCTTTGGAGGAGGGCGCTACCCAGCAGTCAGTCTAAGACTCAG GGATAACAACAAACCAATCAACATCCTCACTGGGATTGATTACTGGTTGGACAATTTGATGTGCAATGTGCCAGAGCTTGTCATGTGTTTTCACGTGAATGGAATAGTACAG AAATATGAGATGATAAAGACAGAGGACATCCCTGATTTGGAAAATTCGACATTTTCCACTCGAGTTGTGAAGGACATTGCCCAGaatattctttcttttcttaagTCTAATTGTACCAAAGAGGGACACACCTATTGGCTCTTTAAGG CCAGTGGAAGTGACATTGTAAAGCTATATGACCTGACCACATTGTGTGAGGAAGCACCTGAAGAAAAATGCCAAAATCCCTTCACTCTGCCTGTGGCTGTGCTGCTGTATAA AGTGGCCAGCAATATGATGCTTAAAAAGACCCAAAACAGCAAGCATTATGGGACCATCAGAACTCTCCTACTCAACTGTATTAAACTATTGGATGAGGAAAAACACCCGCAA ATCATAGCCTCTGCACACTACATGCTTTCCGAGCTTTTCCAGCTTGACGACTCGAGTGAGGAAGAGGGGAATGGGGAATCTCTTAGGAACGGAGGCTCAGAAGACAGTTACAGTGAGGATGACGATGAgagcgatgatgatgatgaagacgaGAGCTGCTCATACAGCCCCTCTTCTGAGTCTTTAAAGGATTGCAAGGCTGTGGCCATCATTAAGTCTGTGGGAGAGCTGTCCGTTCCCGAGAAGTACACGTCCACTCACAAGATCCGA CCCAACTGTTCTTTTCCTGTGCCCCAAGACAAAGAAGAGAAGTGTAGGCTTGTCCTTTGCTACGTCCTAAAG GGCCTGAAGGCAGTGGATAGCAGCATAAAGAAGGAAAGTGATTTGCCAGCAGCTGACCCCAATACACCCATTCCTCTGAAATATGAGGAGAGTGGAGCCAGAGCAGTGGAGAAAGAGATTGCCCTTCTGCTTGACAGAG CTGCCCCTTGTGGTGAGGGCCTCAAGTTACCCATGCGCTCGGGCATGCTGCCTGGCTCCTGGCAACACCAGATGAAGCTGCAGCTTTTCCTAAAAGCCTCAAAAGCCTACTATGTACTGGCCGAGGCTGCCACCAACCTGTTGAAGTATGGCCGTGCCCTGCGGTACATCAAACTGGCCCTGCAGTGTCATG ATGCATATTGTGCTATATGCAGTGGACTGTACCCACGTGTCTTGTTGTTCCACAGTCAGTGTTTGTCTCTGTGTGGAGACATACAGCTAATGCTGGCGCAGAATGCCTCAAACAGAGCTGCCTATCTGGAAGAGTACAGCTATCAGACCAGAGACGACCAGGAGATCCTTCATTGTCTGCACCGGGAGAGCTCCTGCCAAG CATTCAACGTGGCCACTGATCTAGCCACTGACCCAGAGTACCAGCTGTTTGTCAGTAGTAAGTGTTATGAGGCTGCCCATGACCTTTTGACCTCTGAGGCTCTGAAGGACCTGGGCCAGGAGCAGCAGGCACAAGTTCTGAAGCGGCTTGGCAACATCCGCAATGAGATGGGTGTGTTCTACATGAACCAGGCTGCAGCTTTGCAGACAGAGAAAGAAGGGG TGCGGAGGTCGGTTTGTGCAGCAGAGCAAGAACTGTGGAAGAAAAGCTTTTCGTATTTTGAGAAGGGTATGCAGAACTTTGAGGCCATTTCTGACTCTGTGAATAAAGCTCTGCTGCTGTGTAACATCGGCAGACTGATGCGCATCTGTGCCCAGGCCCACTGCGCCATGACCTCTGAGGAGAGCAGAGGAGAGTTTTCTCCAGAAGAGGCTCTATATTACAACAAG GCTGTAGATTACTATCAGAGGGCCATGAAATGCCTGGGCAGCAGAGAGAGCCATGAAGCAGTATGGGACTCTGTTAACTGGGAGCTTTCCACCACGTATTTCACCCTGGCCACATTACTGCAGGACTATGCTCCACTATCCCGAAAAGCTCAAGAACAG ATCGAAAGGGAAGTGACGGATGCCATGATGAAATCTCTGCGATACTGTGACCTCCAGACAGAGTCTGCTCGTCAGCCGCTCTACCAGTACAGAGCAGCTACCATTCACCACAGACTTGCCTCCATGTACCACAGCTGCTACCGTAACCAG GTGGGTGATGAGAGTTTACGGAAGCAGCATAGGTCTCTAGCAGAGCTCCATTACTCCAAAGCTGTCCGGTTGTTTCTCAGTCTGAGTGACGCACCATGTGAGCTTCTTCGCACGCTGCTTGAGAGAGTAGCCTTTGCTGAGTTTACCATGGCAG GGCAGAGTAGTAGTGCTGTGAAATTAAAAACCCTAACAGGTGCTTTAGAGATCATGAATGAAACACGCCATGCCTTCAGGTTAATCCATAAGGAGCTACAGGAGCAAGAGCAGAAAGAG GCAGTCGCAATAGAAGACACAGACAATCCTGATGAAGCCGGTGCGGGGTGTGATAGCTCTGCCTCCTCAGGCCTGAACACACAGGAGGTGCTGAAGCTGATTGGTGTCTTTGAGCCCAGTTTCTCCTTCCTGCTCCTGCAGCTGGTCAAACTCAGTGCCACAAGTAAACGGAAACCCAG TGCTAAAGAAGAGGAGCAGGTGAAGGTGTACAAGCAGGTGTATTCTCGACTCTTGCGAGCGGAAAAGAACACCTCCCTGATCGAGCGGATTGCCCTCTATTTGGAACTTCTGGATCAGCTCACCCCACCAGCAGAAAGCGAAGAACCAGGACCATCAATGTGA